In the Candidatus Electrothrix rattekaaiensis genome, one interval contains:
- a CDS encoding TrmH family RNA methyltransferase produces MARRYNKRLDIEARYEQARRRNLVSATPGLHEYILVLDGLKPDFNIGKIFRAADAFGAREIHLVGVSVFNPDSAKGSVRWVTFYHHDDFSSCYQALTEKGYTFTVLEPGCSELLGSCSLAKKSAFVMGHEEFGISFDKSEYPDIEAISIPQWGHVQSLNVSVAASIVMYEYVRQHGKPISQGIPQKRAGASSRSVEK; encoded by the coding sequence ATGGCAAGACGGTATAATAAACGATTGGACATAGAGGCCCGTTATGAACAGGCACGACGAAGAAATCTTGTGAGCGCAACACCTGGATTACATGAGTACATCCTGGTGCTGGACGGATTAAAGCCGGATTTTAATATCGGCAAGATTTTTAGGGCAGCAGATGCCTTTGGAGCCCGTGAGATCCATCTGGTGGGTGTGAGCGTCTTTAATCCGGATTCGGCCAAAGGGTCTGTGCGTTGGGTTACATTTTATCATCATGATGATTTCTCTTCCTGCTACCAAGCCCTGACGGAGAAGGGATATACGTTTACGGTGCTTGAACCGGGCTGTTCCGAGCTGTTGGGGAGCTGTTCGCTAGCAAAAAAATCTGCCTTTGTGATGGGGCATGAGGAGTTTGGTATTAGTTTTGATAAATCAGAGTACCCGGATATTGAAGCGATCTCTATTCCTCAGTGGGGTCATGTACAGAGCCTGAACGTCAGCGTTGCTGCGTCTATTGTTATGTATGAGTATGTTCGGCAGCATGGCAAGCCAATTTCCCAAGGGATTCCGCAAAAAAGGGCCGGGGCAAGTAGCAGATCTGTGGAGAAGTAA
- a CDS encoding PHP domain-containing protein — MCVELHTHSVYSDGTATPAELVQMAADRKLQGFSLTDHDTVEGVQEAIFHGQELGIPVISGIEISATHRQYSLHILGYGFDPNNQELLDWLARLQQGRIERNRNILEKLAKMGISITDQELQQVSGCGQTGRPHIARLLQKKGYVTNAQQAFSSYLGRNKPAWCSRYTSRASEAIAILHQAGGIAVLAHPGTIDKGMKELPMLFQELVERGLDGVEVFYPTHSRKVKKRLQILAGKYNLFCTGGSDYHGDFHGRLFAGEAGAICPPDSIMVELLERLQYVQQ; from the coding sequence ATGTGTGTTGAACTCCATACCCACTCTGTTTATTCCGACGGTACTGCTACCCCTGCCGAGCTGGTTCAAATGGCTGCGGACCGCAAGCTCCAAGGATTTTCTCTGACAGATCATGATACTGTTGAGGGTGTGCAGGAGGCAATTTTCCACGGCCAAGAGCTCGGCATACCGGTTATCAGTGGTATTGAGATCAGTGCCACTCATCGTCAGTATTCACTGCATATTCTAGGATACGGTTTTGATCCAAACAATCAGGAGCTTCTCGATTGGTTAGCCCGCCTGCAACAGGGACGAATTGAACGTAATAGGAATATCCTTGAGAAGTTAGCAAAAATGGGTATTTCTATTACTGACCAAGAGCTGCAACAGGTTTCAGGATGCGGCCAGACTGGTCGACCTCATATTGCCAGATTGCTCCAAAAAAAGGGCTATGTAACCAATGCCCAGCAGGCCTTTTCCTCTTATCTGGGGCGAAATAAACCAGCTTGGTGCAGCCGTTACACCTCACGGGCTTCAGAAGCCATTGCAATTCTTCATCAGGCCGGAGGGATAGCCGTGCTTGCCCACCCTGGAACGATAGACAAGGGGATGAAGGAGCTGCCCATGCTTTTTCAGGAATTGGTGGAAAGGGGACTTGATGGAGTGGAGGTATTTTATCCCACCCACAGCAGAAAGGTAAAAAAACGTTTACAGATTCTTGCGGGAAAATATAATTTATTCTGTACTGGAGGCAGCGATTACCACGGCGATTTTCATGGCAGGTTATTTGCCGGTGAAGCCGGAGCTATTTGTCCGCCAGATTCAATAATGGTTGAACTCCTTGAACGATTGCAATATGTTCAGCAATGA
- a CDS encoding sigma-54 dependent transcriptional regulator: protein MHTILVVDDEPNYLIVLSELLRDEGYEVFTADSGQAGLKMARENDLDLVISDMKMPGMDGIALLSKLKEFNQRLPVILITAYAEVGKAVEAMHLGAFTYLAKPFSNEELLASARKAVEHYGMVREIKRLRSEASFTSGFGGMIGKNPNMLVVYRLIEKVAPTPSSVLITGESGTGKELVARAIHNLSERRDAPFISVNCAALSEHLLESELFGHEKGAFTDASAMRKGRFELADSGTLFLDEIGEMTPALQAKLLRVLQERSFERVGGNTTISIDVRILAATNKDLKDEVEQGRFRNDLFYRLNVIHIHMPPLRERLDDIPALVHYFLQKNGERLGREKNEISPEAMRLLVSLPWEGNIRELENTIERAAILCNEGRIEAEDVQPDTSQMPGIQEWSSGLELGQFIPEGLSLSEVLSGIEEKLVRQALEEANNIQARAAEKLGITKSLLQYKMKKYNLQRKKK, encoded by the coding sequence ATGCATACTATTCTAGTAGTTGATGACGAACCGAATTACCTGATTGTCCTTTCTGAACTGTTACGTGATGAAGGGTACGAAGTCTTTACTGCGGACAGCGGACAGGCAGGATTGAAAATGGCCAGGGAAAACGACCTGGATCTGGTTATAAGCGATATGAAAATGCCGGGCATGGACGGTATCGCTCTGCTGAGCAAATTGAAAGAATTCAATCAGCGGCTGCCGGTCATCCTGATCACCGCCTATGCCGAGGTCGGTAAAGCGGTTGAGGCCATGCATCTCGGTGCCTTTACCTATTTGGCCAAGCCCTTTTCCAATGAGGAATTGCTGGCATCGGCCCGCAAAGCGGTAGAGCATTACGGCATGGTGCGGGAGATTAAACGCCTGCGCAGTGAAGCTTCGTTTACATCCGGTTTCGGCGGCATGATCGGGAAAAATCCCAATATGCTGGTTGTCTATCGACTAATTGAAAAAGTGGCCCCCACGCCCTCCTCTGTGCTGATCACCGGTGAATCCGGGACCGGCAAGGAGTTGGTGGCCCGGGCTATTCATAATTTGAGTGAGCGCAGAGATGCACCGTTTATCTCGGTGAACTGCGCCGCCCTTTCTGAGCATCTGCTGGAGAGTGAGTTGTTCGGCCATGAAAAAGGGGCCTTTACCGATGCATCTGCAATGCGCAAGGGACGCTTTGAGCTGGCCGACTCAGGCACGCTCTTTCTTGATGAGATCGGGGAAATGACTCCTGCCTTGCAGGCAAAGCTGCTGCGGGTACTCCAGGAACGCTCTTTTGAACGGGTAGGAGGCAATACCACGATTTCCATTGATGTTCGCATCCTTGCCGCAACCAATAAAGACCTGAAAGACGAAGTGGAGCAGGGAAGATTCCGAAACGACCTCTTTTATCGTCTCAATGTCATCCATATCCACATGCCGCCCTTGCGGGAACGACTGGACGATATCCCAGCCTTGGTTCATTATTTTCTGCAAAAAAATGGGGAGCGGCTCGGACGGGAAAAAAACGAGATCTCGCCGGAGGCTATGCGGTTGCTTGTCAGCCTGCCTTGGGAGGGGAATATCAGGGAGCTGGAAAACACCATTGAGCGTGCTGCTATTCTTTGTAATGAAGGCCGCATTGAGGCAGAGGATGTCCAGCCGGATACCAGTCAGATGCCCGGCATACAGGAATGGAGTTCCGGCCTTGAATTGGGCCAGTTTATTCCCGAGGGCCTGAGTCTTTCCGAGGTCTTGAGCGGTATTGAAGAGAAATTGGTTCGTCAGGCCTTAGAAGAGGCCAATAATATCCAGGCTAGGGCGGCAGAAAAGCTTGGCATTACCAAGAGCCTGCTACAATACAAGATGAAAAAATATAATTTGCAACGAAAAAAGAAATAA